The following are from one region of the Fusarium keratoplasticum isolate Fu6.1 chromosome 4, whole genome shotgun sequence genome:
- a CDS encoding Prenylcys-lyase domain-containing protein, translated as MRLSWSSRLAVLTALVRGSTGAQEVKNVAIIGAGAAGSSAAYYLQRYAEEENLAVNITIFEKTDRIGGRSLTVPAYGNESLPIELGASIFVAVNAILYNATERFQLPVSEPQRLEKGDITAIWDGINFVYQTEEGSSQWWDLAKLFWKYGLAPYKAKKIVDSMLEQFLQLYEPPYFPFKSLTQRAQEMGMTELTGITGEQGLAQRDINPRFSREILQAATRVNYASNLAYIHGLETLVSFATDGAVSVETGNWRIFEELVRASGSTIYRNTAVASIEVAPKKTETSSPKYVISTKDANSQDATPEEYGVAFDNIILANPWQFGNIKAGEGVLDRQIDEIPYTKLHVTLFTSPLKLSPEFFGLKPGSKAPSSVYTTLREDEEPKKGAEGVGSTGFYSVSTLKSVINPKTEKLEYAYKIFSPEPVTAEFLSSLLGTKIPDQIISAKGEDKDADTFEPISWYYPHVFYSYPQELPRVTFEDPIVGDGVYYTSGIESFISTMETSALMGKNVARLVADDFAGITRPEKVAPGSDSGEPVPVAEEAEGIHAQPQEEL; from the exons ATGCGTCTTTCGTGGAGTTCGCGTTTGGCCGTGCTCACCGCGCTTGTCCGCGGTTCGACTGGAGCCCAAGAAGTCAAGAACGTTGCTATCATCG GAGCCGGAGCAGCGGGATCCTCGGCGGCTTACTATTTACAAAGAtacgccgaggaggagaacctcgccgtcaacatcaccatctttGAAAAGACGGACCGCATCGGAGGTCGATCTCTTACGGTCCCTGCCTATGGTAATGAGTCTCTGCCCATTGAACTCGGGGCGTCAATCttcgtcgccgtcaacgccatCCTGTACAACGCGACTGAGCGCTTCCAGCTCCCCGTGAGCGAACCCCAACGACTCGAGAAGGGCGACATCACGGCCATCTGGGATGGCATCAACTTTGTGTATCAGACTGAAGAGGGTTCCTCTCAATGGTGGGACCTTGCCAAGCTGTTCTGGAAGTATGGCCTCGCGCCctacaaggccaagaagatcgtCGATAGCATGCTGGAACAATTCCTCCAGCTCTATGAGCCTCCGTACTTTCCTTTCAAGTCTTTGACTCAGAGGGCGCAAGAGATGGGCATGACAGAGCTTACGGGCATCACTGGAGAGCAGGGGCTTGCACAAAGG GATATCAATCCTCGCTTTAGTCGTGAGATTCTTCAGGCTGCTACGCGAGTCAACTATGCGTCCAATTTGGCCTACATTCATGGTCTTGAAACTCTG GTTTCTTTTGCAACTGACGGTGCCGTGTCCGTCGAGACCGGAAACTGGCGGATCTTTGAGGAGCTGGTACGAGCCAGTGGTTCTACCATCTACCGCAACACTGCCGTGGCTTCTATTGAAGTGGCTCCAAAAAAGACAGAGACTTCCTCGCCTAAGTATGTCATCTCGACTAAGGATGCAAACTCTCAGGATGCCACCCCCGAGGAGTATGGCGTCGCCTTTgacaacatcatcctcgcAAACCCCTGGCAGTTTGGCAACATCAAGGCCGGCGAGGGTGTCCTTGATCGCCAGATCGATGAGATTCCTTACACCAAGCTCCATGTGACGCTTTTCACATCGCCACTCAAGCTCAGCCCAGAGTTCTTTGGCCTCAAGCCCGGAAGCAAGGCTCCTAGCTCTGTCTACACCACTCTCCgtgaagacgaggagccgAAGAAGGGTGCTGAGGGCGTTGGCAGCACCGGGTTCTACTCAGTCAGCACCCTGAAGTCTgtcatcaaccccaagacCGAAAAGCTGGAGTATGCGTACAAGATCTTCTCCCCCGAGCCAGTGACAGCCGAGTTCCTGTCCTCGCTTCTCGGTACCAAGATTCCTGACCAGATTATCTccgccaagggcgaggataAGGATGCGGATACCTTTGAGCCTATCTCATGGTACTACCCTCACGTCTTTTATTCCTATCCCCAAGAACTGCCGCGAGTCACGTTCGAAGACCCCATTGTGGGCGACGGAGTATACTACACGTCTGGCATCGAGAGTTTCATCTCCACCATGGAGACGAGCGCCTTGATGGGTAAGAATGTGGCCCGTCTGGTTGCAGACGACTTTGCTGGCATTACCCGCCCAGAAAAGGTGGCCCCTGGCTCGGACTCTGGTGAGCCAGTCCCGGTTgcagaggaggcagagggcATTCATGCGCAGCCCCAGGAAGAGCTCTGA
- a CDS encoding Phosphoglycerate mutase — translation MSKTDHKACLIVIDGWGIASEESPKNGDAIAAAQTPVMDELSKDSNGFTELEASSLAVGLPEGLMGNSEVGHLNIGAGRVVWQDVVRIDQNIKTGEFSKNDVIKKTFESAAAGNGRLHLCGLVSHGGVHSKQTHLYALLKAAKEYNVPKVFIHFFGDGRDTDPKSGADYMQELVDTMKELEIGEIATVVGRYFAMDRDKRWERVEIALKGLCHGEGEASEDPVATVRARYERGGEKDRDEFLTPIIVGGDERRIKDDDTVFFFNYRSDRVRQITQLLGDVDRSVLPDFEYPKIKPLVTMTQYKGDYPFEVAFEPQRMGNVLAEWLGKQGVKQVHVAETEKYAHVTFFFNGGVEKVFALETRDQSQDLVPSNKSVPTYDHAPEMSADGVADQVVKRLGEQEFPFVMNNFAPPDMVGHTGVYEAAIIGCEATDKAIGKILEACKKEGYILFITADHGNAEEMKFPDGKPKTSHTTNKVPFIMANYPEGWSLQDNEGVLGDVAPTVLAAMGLPQPEEMTGKSLLQKA, via the exons atgtccaagacCGACCACAAGGCTTGCCTCA TCGTCATTGATGGCTGGGGTATCGCCTCCGAGGAGAGCCCCAAGAATGgcgacgccatcgccgctgccCAGACCCCCGTCATGGACGAGCTCTCCAAGGACTCCAACGGCTTCACCGAGCTCGAGGCCTCATCGCTGGCGGTGGGCCTCCCTGAGGGCCTCATGGGCAACTCCGAGGTTGGACACTTGAACATCGGAGCCGGCCGTGTCGTCTGGCAGGACGTTGTCCGCATCGACCAGAACATCAAGACTGGCGAGTTCAGCAAGAACgacgtcatcaagaagacCTTTGAGAGTGCCGCTGCTGGCAACGGCCGCCTACATCTCTGCGGTCTCGTCTCCCATGGCGGTGTG CACTCCAAGCAAACCCACCTCTACgccctcctcaaggccgccaaggagtACAACGTCCCCAAGGTCTTCATCCACttctttggtgatggccgTGACACCGACCCCAAGTCGGGCGCCGACTACATGCAGGAGCTTGTCGACACCatgaaggagctcgagattGGTGAGATTGCCACCGTCGTCGGCCGATACTTTGCCATGGACCGTGACAAGCGCTGGGAGCGAGTCGAGATTGCCCTCAAGGGTCTGTGCCACGGTGAGGGTGAGGCCTCTGAGGACCCCGTCGCTACCGTCCGAGCTCGATATGAGCGTGGTGGTGAGAAGGACAGGGATGAGTTCCTCACCCCCAtcattgttggtggtgatgagcgCCGCATCAAGG ACGACGAtaccgtcttcttcttcaactacCGATCCGACCGTGTCCGTCAGATCAcccagcttctcggcgaTGTCGACCGATCTGTCCTCCCCGACTTTGAATAccccaagatcaagcccCTCGTCACCATGACCCAGTACAAGGGCGACTACCCCTTCGAGGTCGCCTTTGAGCCCCAGCGCATGGGCAACGTGCTCGCCGAGTGGCTGGGCAAGCAGGGTGTTAAGCAGGTTCACGTTGCCGAGACTGAGAAGTACGCTCACgtcaccttcttcttcaacggcgGCGTTGAGAAGGTCTTTGCCCTCGAGACTCGCGACCAGTCCCAGGATCTCGTCCCCTCCAACAAGTCGGTCCCCACCTACGACCACGCCCCCGAGATGTCTGCCGATGGCGTTGCCGACCAGGTCGTCAAGCGTCTGGGCGAGCAGGAGTTCCCCTTCGTCATGAACAACTTTGCTCCTCCCGACATGGTTGGCCACACTGGTGTCTACGAggccgccatcatcggctGCGAGGCCaccgacaaggccattggcaagatcctcgaggcctGCAAGAAGGAGGGCTACATTCTCTTCATCACCGCCGACCACGGcaacgccgaggagatgaagtTCCCCGAcggcaagcccaagaccagccacaccaccaacaaggtgcccttcatcatggccaactACCCCGAGGGCTGGAGCCTCCAGGACAACGAGGGTGTTCTGGGCGACGTCGCCCCTACCGTCCTCGCGGCCATGGGCCTGCCCCAGCCCGAGGAGATGACTGGCAAGTCTCTTCTCCAGAAGGCTTAA
- a CDS encoding C-CAP/cofactor C-like domain-containing protein — translation METQTQTQAHPHDPWAATHQFIFRRATMDPKQRFYHHFLESVTVHQDLIEQLPSIANVGGERQEAIDHILAGIAKLQNEVADAADFTPSYDRKQYSEAIKALQDKLNETLAKITPKSRFQFRRTTNHVDMGAPENDPRLNPGSLSRSKTHPVNIAPSAPTTTNKEDILSELPPKGTYKNYNEEIARPSASPLRKPSFSAARNIGISNHSGLHIILPSSAARATASGSLTDLSNCIVDMSIPTATGAAFPGLVIKNVSNSLIVAGRVNGPVHITGVSDSILVVVARQVRIHECSNVDIYLHCGTHPIIEDCSGMRFAPLPNTYVTEADKPTENQWDQVDDFKWLKAGHSPNWTTLSEEERLGAELWEKVVPGQPGVSVEESLKKLGVPRR, via the exons ATGGAAACTCAGACTCAGACTCAGGCGCACCCACACGACCCCTGGGCTGCTACTCATCAGTTCATTTTCCGAAGAGCCACCATGGATCCCAAGCAACGGTTCTATCATCACTTCTTGGAGAGCGTAACAG TTCACCAAGATCTGATCGAACAGCTTCCCTCCATTGCCAATGTTGGCGGTGAGCGTCAAGAGGCCATTGACCATATCCTAGCCGGTATTGCCAAGCTTCAGAACGAGGTGGCTGACGCCGCTGACTTTACCCCCTCTTATGATCGAAAGCAATACTCTGAA gccatcaaggctttGCAAGACAAGCTCAATGAGACTCTCGCCAAGATCACACCAAAGTCGCGATTCCAGTTCCGACGCACCACCAATCATGTCGACATGGGCGCCCCCGAGAACGATCCTCGTCTGAACCCGGGCAGCCTTTCTCGCAGCAAGACGCACCCCGTGAACATCGCGCCCAGTGCTCCCACAACAACAAATAAGGAGGACATTCTCAGTGAATTGCCTCCAAAGGGCACTTACAAGAACTACAATGAGGAGATTGCTCGACCCAGCGCCTCTCCCCTTCGCAAGCCCAGTTTCTCGGCTGCCAGGAACATCGGCATTTCCAACCACTCGGGCCTCCATATCATTCTtccctcctcggcagctCGCGCCACTGCCTCGGGCAGTCTGACCGATTTGAGCAACTGCATCGTCGACATGTCGATCCCGACAGCCACAGGCGCTGCTTTCCCCGGTCTTGTCATCAAGAATGTATCCAACAGCCTCATTGTCGCGGGTCGCGTCAACGGGCCAGTCCATATCACAGGGGTGTCTGATAGCATCCTGGTGGTTGTAGCCAGGCAGGTCCGAATCCATGAGTGCAGCAACGTCGACATCTACCTCCACTGTGGAACCCATCCCATTATTGAGGATTGCTCCGGTATGCGGTTTGCGCCGCTGCCCAACACATAT GTAACGGAGGCGGATAAGCCAACCGAGAACCAGTGGGATCAGGTCGACGACTTTAAGTGGCTCAAGGCAGGCCACAGCCCCAACTGGACAACTCTgtccgaggaagagaggcTCGGCGCAGAACTCTGGGAAAAGGTGGTCCCAGGTCAGCCCGGAGTCAGTGTTGAAGAGTcgctcaagaagcttggcGTTCCTCGGAGGTAA
- a CDS encoding Mediator of RNA polymerase II transcription subunit 9, translating to MSSSSGPHPLALPPTFSPDTLDALSELSLVLARVRAGIQSSAGITTEPAPGTTGHNAPGGPTLSFKDVPGATDGLKHKLQRARAQVRELPDMNRPIAEQADEIRELEARIEMQRAVLQKLRDEAAGKERKDDVAAADKMQT from the coding sequence ATGTCTTCGTCATCTGGCCCACACCCGTTGGCCCTTCCGCCCACCTTCTCTCCCGATACTCTCGACGCGCTCTCGGAGctctccctcgtcctcgcccgTGTCCGCGCCGGCATCCAGTCCTCGGCCGGCATCACCACCGAGCCCGCGCCAGGTACGACCGGTCACAATGCTCCAGGCGGTCCTACGCTTTCCTTCAAGGACGTCCCAGGGGCGACCGATGGTCTCAAGCACAAGCTGCAACGAGCTCGCGCTCAGGTCCGTGAGCTTCCGGACATGAACCGGCCCATCGCGGAGCAGGCCGATGAGATCCGTGAGCTTGAGGCCCGCATAGAGATGCAGAGGGCAGTGCTTCAGAAACTACGAGACGAGGCCGCAGGCAAGGAGAGAAAAGATGACGTCGCTGCCGCCGATAAAATGCAGACATAA